One stretch of Jiangella gansuensis DSM 44835 DNA includes these proteins:
- a CDS encoding carbohydrate ABC transporter permease, producing the protein MTTTQIEPAGPSSDVHVDENRHQPGVGAGERAVSFLNGGFLLLWGMITTLPLLWAIVSSFKTNGEFRTDPMGLPGGLEWDNFARAWNAANIGQYFLNSVIVVSMSLTMTMLFGAMGAYVLARYDFPGNRFIYYLFLGGLVLPVFLALVPMFFVVRNLGSLPVIGQFLGLNSYFSLALVYVAFSLPFTVFFLTAFFRTLPSSVAEAGIVDGCSHFTLFFRVMLPMARPGMISLGLFNFLGHWNQYVLPLVIMQDGDKRVLAQGLGTLAANTGFRADYTALFAGLVIALLPVLIVYILFQKQVQAGLTAGVLK; encoded by the coding sequence ATGACGACGACACAGATCGAACCGGCGGGGCCGTCGTCGGACGTACACGTCGACGAGAACCGGCACCAGCCGGGTGTCGGCGCGGGCGAGCGGGCCGTCTCCTTCCTCAACGGCGGCTTCCTCCTGCTGTGGGGCATGATCACGACGCTGCCGCTGCTGTGGGCGATCGTGTCGTCGTTCAAGACCAACGGCGAGTTCCGCACCGATCCGATGGGCCTGCCCGGCGGCCTGGAATGGGACAACTTCGCTCGCGCCTGGAACGCGGCGAACATCGGCCAGTACTTCCTCAACAGCGTCATCGTCGTGTCCATGTCGCTGACCATGACCATGCTGTTCGGTGCCATGGGCGCGTACGTACTGGCCAGGTACGACTTCCCGGGGAACCGGTTCATCTACTACCTGTTCCTCGGCGGCCTGGTGCTGCCGGTGTTCCTGGCGCTGGTGCCGATGTTCTTCGTGGTGCGCAACCTCGGCTCGCTGCCCGTCATCGGGCAGTTCCTCGGACTCAACAGCTACTTCAGCCTGGCGCTGGTGTACGTGGCGTTCTCACTGCCATTCACGGTGTTCTTCCTGACGGCGTTCTTCCGGACGCTGCCGAGCTCCGTGGCCGAGGCCGGCATCGTGGACGGCTGCTCCCACTTCACACTGTTCTTCCGGGTCATGCTGCCGATGGCCCGGCCCGGCATGATCAGCCTCGGGTTGTTCAACTTCCTCGGCCACTGGAACCAGTACGTCCTCCCGCTGGTGATCATGCAGGACGGTGACAAACGCGTGCTGGCGCAGGGCCTGGGAACCCTGGCGGCGAACACCGGGTTCCGGGCCGACTACACCGCGCTGTTCGCGGGCCTGGTGATCGCCCTGCTGCCGGTGCTCATCGTCTACATCCTGTTCCAGAAGCAGGTCCAGGCCGGCCTGACCGCGGGCGTCCTGAAGTAG
- a CDS encoding carbohydrate ABC transporter permease — MRHGKYPFILAFLLPPVGIYAIYMLSPYIQALYISMTDWSGLSASQTFIGFDNYVEMWHDDQLRTALRNNAILVLVVPILTLMLGLFFASMLNVGGRRRGAAVTGVRGSSIYQVVYFFPLVVSAPIIGIVFSYVFAPENAGGILNRMLGAVGLDSLQRLWLAEQSMLIWIVVVVMTWSFVGFYVVLFSAAMQSIPKDIYEAALLDGANRFTTFRKVTVPLVWDTVQVGWVYMAIQAMDAFATVHIMLGINGGVEGAGDVLGVMMYREAFASNDFGYAAAIGVLMLVLTMAVAMLFMRGLKRERVELA; from the coding sequence ATGCGGCACGGCAAGTATCCCTTCATCCTGGCCTTCCTGCTGCCACCGGTCGGGATCTACGCGATCTACATGCTGTCGCCGTACATCCAGGCCCTCTACATCTCGATGACCGACTGGAGCGGACTGTCGGCCAGCCAGACGTTCATCGGGTTCGACAACTACGTGGAGATGTGGCACGACGACCAACTACGAACCGCGTTGCGCAACAACGCGATCCTGGTGCTCGTCGTGCCCATCCTCACCCTCATGCTGGGGTTGTTCTTCGCCTCGATGCTCAACGTCGGTGGTCGCCGCCGAGGGGCGGCGGTCACCGGCGTGCGCGGGTCGTCGATCTACCAGGTGGTCTACTTCTTCCCACTGGTGGTGTCGGCGCCCATCATCGGCATCGTCTTCAGTTACGTGTTCGCGCCGGAGAACGCCGGCGGCATCCTCAACCGGATGCTCGGCGCGGTCGGACTGGACTCACTGCAACGGTTGTGGCTGGCCGAGCAGAGCATGCTCATCTGGATCGTCGTCGTCGTGATGACGTGGTCGTTCGTCGGCTTCTACGTGGTGCTCTTCTCCGCGGCGATGCAGTCGATCCCCAAGGACATCTACGAGGCGGCGCTGCTGGACGGCGCGAACCGGTTCACCACGTTCCGGAAGGTCACCGTGCCCCTGGTGTGGGACACCGTCCAGGTGGGCTGGGTGTACATGGCCATCCAGGCGATGGACGCCTTCGCCACCGTGCACATCATGCTCGGCATCAACGGCGGCGTGGAAGGCGCCGGTGACGTGCTCGGCGTGATGATGTACCGAGAGGCGTTCGCCAGCAACGACTTCGGCTACGCCGCCGCGATCGGTGTCCTGATGCTGGTGCTGACGATGGCGGTCGCGATGCTGTTCATGCGCGGTCTGAAGCGCGAAAGGGTGGAGCTGGCGTGA
- the ngcE gene encoding N-acetylglucosamine/diacetylchitobiose ABC transporter substrate-binding protein, giving the protein MSSSIERSIPAGSNRRTFLQRVALTGVALGPGGAFLASCATGGGDDDDDEAEEAPSADVSEDNPLGVPEDQPLEIYIFDGGFGDEYATEIHQPIFSERWPNIQIDHHAAVDIAGELQARFVAGDPPDFINNSGDGQMDPGQLISDGLLYDLSELFDAPSWDDPNVTVRDTLLPGAIEAGTRNGTPYVLNYAFTVFGLWYNKTLMDENGWPVPTTWQEMMDVCADIAATGIAPWVYQGVTAPRYMNWPLLSMAAKLAGPEVLVAIDNLEPGAWGHEAVRESAAAILSLRENNYFLPGVEGMEFRDAQGQWARGAAVFCPSGSWIENEEADAIAENPTFELAVMPDPLLSPDSVMPLETIRATAGEPYIVPADAANPRAAMEYMRAMLSLEGARGFSEMVTSLTSVAGAAEGVTIEAPGLASAQAALQAAGDNVINWFYPSWYGEMENPGIDQATGALLRAEITVDEWVERCEGVATEVREDDSIDKQTRES; this is encoded by the coding sequence ATGTCCAGCAGCATCGAACGCTCCATCCCGGCGGGCAGCAACCGCCGGACCTTCCTGCAGCGGGTTGCCCTCACCGGCGTGGCGCTCGGTCCCGGCGGCGCCTTCCTCGCCTCGTGCGCGACCGGCGGCGGGGACGACGACGATGACGAGGCCGAGGAAGCCCCGTCGGCCGACGTCAGTGAGGACAATCCGCTCGGCGTCCCCGAGGACCAGCCGTTGGAGATCTACATCTTCGACGGCGGCTTCGGCGACGAGTACGCCACCGAGATCCACCAGCCGATCTTCAGCGAGCGGTGGCCGAACATCCAGATCGACCACCACGCCGCCGTCGACATCGCCGGCGAGCTGCAGGCCCGCTTCGTCGCCGGTGACCCGCCGGACTTCATCAACAACTCCGGCGACGGCCAGATGGACCCCGGCCAGCTCATCTCCGACGGTCTGCTCTACGACCTCAGCGAGCTGTTCGACGCGCCCAGCTGGGACGACCCGAACGTCACGGTGCGCGACACGCTGCTGCCGGGCGCCATCGAGGCCGGCACCCGCAACGGCACTCCCTACGTCCTCAACTACGCCTTCACCGTCTTCGGGCTTTGGTACAACAAGACGCTCATGGACGAGAACGGCTGGCCGGTGCCGACCACCTGGCAGGAGATGATGGACGTCTGCGCCGACATCGCCGCCACCGGCATCGCCCCGTGGGTCTACCAGGGTGTGACGGCGCCGCGGTACATGAACTGGCCGCTGCTGTCCATGGCCGCCAAGCTGGCGGGTCCCGAGGTCCTCGTCGCCATCGACAACCTCGAGCCGGGCGCCTGGGGCCACGAGGCCGTCAGGGAGTCCGCCGCCGCCATCCTGTCGCTGCGGGAGAACAACTACTTCCTCCCCGGCGTGGAGGGCATGGAGTTCCGCGACGCCCAGGGCCAGTGGGCCCGCGGCGCGGCCGTGTTCTGCCCGTCCGGCTCGTGGATCGAGAACGAGGAAGCCGACGCGATCGCCGAGAACCCGACCTTCGAGCTCGCGGTGATGCCCGACCCGCTGCTGTCGCCGGACTCCGTCATGCCGCTGGAGACCATCCGCGCCACTGCCGGCGAGCCCTACATCGTCCCAGCCGACGCGGCCAACCCGCGCGCGGCCATGGAGTACATGCGGGCAATGCTCTCGCTCGAGGGTGCCCGGGGCTTCAGCGAGATGGTCACCAGCCTCACCTCCGTGGCCGGCGCGGCCGAGGGAGTCACCATCGAGGCTCCCGGGCTGGCCTCCGCGCAGGCGGCCCTGCAGGCCGCCGGCGACAACGTCATCAACTGGTTCTACCCGAGCTGGTACGGCGAGATGGAGAACCCGGGCATCGACCAGGCGACCGGAGCGCTCCTGCGGGCCGAGATCACCGTCGATGAGTGGGTGGAGCGCTGCGAGGGCGTTGCCACCGAGGTCCGCGAGGACGACTCCATCGACAAGCAGACCCGCGAGAGCTGA
- a CDS encoding sugar isomerase domain-containing protein — MTDVSAASYLAHITEIVDRVASTQADGVQRAADIVAQAVLAGGVVQAFGTGHSQATAMEIAGRAGGLIPTNRIALFDLVTYGGEDPESLIDPTTERDPSLAQRLYDNTPIEPSDVFVIASNSGINGSIVGMAQVAKKNGHPVVAITSLEHSAQVESRHPSGQKLTDLADVVLDNGGPFGDAVLPLPGGGSVCAVSSITAALLAQLLTAEVVRRLIDAGETPPVYLSANVPGGDAHNDGLLHRYAGRIRRGG; from the coding sequence GTGACCGATGTCAGTGCGGCCTCGTACCTCGCTCACATCACCGAGATCGTGGATCGGGTGGCCAGCACCCAAGCCGACGGCGTCCAGCGGGCCGCCGACATCGTCGCCCAGGCAGTCCTGGCCGGCGGCGTCGTGCAGGCCTTCGGGACCGGGCACTCCCAGGCCACCGCCATGGAGATCGCCGGCCGGGCCGGCGGGCTGATCCCGACCAACCGGATTGCGCTGTTCGACCTGGTCACCTACGGCGGTGAGGACCCGGAGTCGCTCATCGACCCGACGACGGAGCGCGACCCATCGCTGGCGCAGCGGCTCTATGACAACACGCCGATCGAGCCGTCCGACGTGTTCGTCATCGCGTCGAACTCCGGCATCAACGGCAGCATCGTCGGCATGGCGCAGGTGGCGAAGAAGAACGGCCACCCCGTCGTCGCCATCACGTCGCTGGAGCACAGCGCTCAGGTGGAGTCCCGGCACCCCTCGGGCCAGAAGCTCACCGACCTGGCCGACGTGGTCCTCGACAACGGCGGGCCGTTCGGCGACGCCGTCCTGCCGCTGCCCGGCGGCGGCTCGGTGTGCGCCGTCTCGTCCATCACGGCGGCACTGCTCGCGCAACTGCTCACGGCAGAGGTGGTGCGCCGGCTCATCGACGCCGGCGAGACCCCGCCTGTCTATCTCTCGGCGAACGTGCCCGGGGGAGACGCCCACAACGACGGCCTGCTGCATCGGTACGCGGGCCGGATCCGGCGAGGGGGCTGA
- a CDS encoding SIS domain-containing protein, which yields MRIRALLPELPAALQRVGEQVLSAPAVVARATILETAERSGTSAATVTRFCRALDLPGYADLRLAMAEETGRSSAVAGWEVDIGREILPTDSLQEMLDLITTADLRAIQETAAQLDLTEVEKAADAIAGAGRVEVYGIGGSALVAGEMQLCLHRIGVPTWSWSDVHVGLTSAALLGPNDVAIAVSHSGATYETVEMLSAAGSRGATTVALTSFPNSALAEVADIVLTTAIHETTFRPDALAARHPQLIVLDLIYVAVAQRRYETTGIALNLTAQAVSSHRAPNPDGRPSKKEQR from the coding sequence ATGCGCATCCGCGCGCTGCTGCCCGAGCTGCCCGCCGCGCTGCAGCGGGTGGGTGAGCAGGTGCTGTCCGCGCCCGCCGTCGTCGCGCGTGCGACCATCCTCGAGACGGCCGAGCGCAGCGGAACCTCCGCTGCCACCGTCACCCGGTTCTGCCGCGCCCTCGACCTGCCCGGCTACGCCGACCTGCGGCTGGCGATGGCGGAGGAGACCGGCCGATCGTCCGCCGTCGCCGGCTGGGAGGTCGACATCGGCCGCGAGATCCTGCCGACGGACTCCCTGCAGGAGATGCTGGACCTCATCACGACGGCGGACCTTCGCGCCATCCAGGAGACCGCCGCCCAGCTCGACCTCACCGAGGTCGAGAAGGCGGCCGACGCCATCGCCGGGGCCGGCCGGGTCGAGGTGTACGGAATCGGCGGAAGCGCCCTGGTGGCGGGGGAGATGCAGCTGTGCCTGCACCGTATCGGCGTCCCCACCTGGTCGTGGAGCGACGTGCACGTCGGACTCACCAGCGCCGCGCTCCTCGGCCCGAACGATGTCGCCATCGCGGTCTCGCACTCCGGCGCCACCTACGAGACGGTCGAGATGCTGTCGGCCGCCGGTAGCCGGGGCGCCACCACTGTCGCGCTCACCAGCTTCCCCAACTCCGCACTGGCCGAGGTCGCCGACATCGTGCTCACCACCGCCATCCACGAGACGACGTTCCGTCCCGACGCGCTGGCGGCGCGGCACCCGCAGCTCATCGTCCTCGACCTCATCTACGTCGCCGTGGCGCAGCGCCGGTACGAAACCACCGGAATCGCGCTCAACCTGACCGCCCAGGCCGTCAGCTCGCACCGGGCACCCAACCCGGACGGCCGCCCATCGAAGAAGGAGCAGCGGTGA
- a CDS encoding N-acetylglucosamine kinase: MTNTEGRLALGLDIGGTSTRALVIDESGRRLGAGRSAGANLTSHALDRALDAVSAALDEALADVDPAAVGNAVVGAAGDRNLAVPAVAEAFAERWRRAGLSCPYTVVADALVAFVAGTPAPSGTLVLSGTGALAAQAEHRRLVRLHDAHGWLLGDLGSGFWLGREAVRSTLRTLDRHRAPGPLGAAVIRELLGDNKVTAVGRGAVGDLILAVHAQPPVALSALAPLVTGHAGTDPEADRILRDAAHLLLAGAEDVREPGDTTPIVLTGSLLTADTPLAALVRDGLAERWPGAPVSAATDGAAGAAWLAAVTEQDEASATDLHAALFAAPSP; the protein is encoded by the coding sequence ATGACCAACACCGAGGGACGCCTCGCCCTGGGCCTCGATATCGGGGGGACGTCCACGCGCGCCCTCGTCATCGACGAGTCCGGGCGCCGACTGGGCGCGGGACGGTCGGCGGGCGCCAATCTGACGTCGCACGCGCTGGACCGCGCGCTCGACGCGGTGTCCGCGGCGCTGGACGAGGCGCTGGCGGACGTCGACCCGGCGGCCGTGGGCAACGCCGTCGTCGGAGCCGCCGGCGACCGTAACCTCGCCGTCCCCGCGGTGGCCGAGGCGTTCGCGGAACGGTGGCGGCGCGCCGGCCTGAGCTGCCCGTACACCGTGGTCGCGGACGCACTGGTGGCGTTCGTGGCCGGAACGCCGGCACCGTCCGGGACACTCGTGCTCTCCGGCACCGGTGCGCTGGCGGCCCAGGCGGAGCACCGCCGTCTGGTGCGCCTGCACGACGCGCACGGCTGGCTACTCGGCGACCTGGGGTCCGGGTTCTGGCTCGGCCGGGAGGCGGTGCGCTCGACGCTGCGCACCCTGGACCGGCACCGCGCGCCCGGTCCGCTCGGCGCCGCCGTCATCCGGGAACTGCTCGGCGACAACAAGGTCACGGCGGTCGGACGGGGCGCCGTCGGCGATCTCATCCTGGCCGTGCACGCGCAGCCGCCGGTCGCGCTGTCCGCGCTGGCCCCGCTGGTGACCGGGCACGCCGGTACCGACCCGGAAGCGGACCGGATCCTGCGCGACGCCGCGCATCTCCTGCTCGCCGGCGCCGAGGACGTCCGCGAGCCCGGCGACACCACACCGATCGTGCTGACCGGGTCGCTACTGACGGCTGACACGCCGCTGGCCGCGCTCGTCCGTGACGGCCTGGCCGAGCGCTGGCCGGGAGCTCCGGTGAGCGCGGCGACCGACGGCGCGGCCGGAGCTGCCTGGCTGGCCGCTGTGACGGAGCAGGACGAAGCGTCGGCCACCGACCTGCACGCCGCCCTGTTCGCCGCCCCTTCCCCGTGA
- a CDS encoding phosphotransferase, translated as MDRLRGLAAASGDISAERAERLLAQAARLLADGATVPVGWCHGDLGFSNVIVGDAGTPTLVDWEHAARLPLAGDLAKVAVMSPDQDAVVRQISAEAGLDDVGERAGRRSVADQLALVVLRELSWWERRRATAAASGRLAPFERGVRRRLALLDRLFPSP; from the coding sequence ATCGACCGGCTGCGCGGCCTAGCCGCGGCGTCCGGGGACATCTCGGCCGAGCGGGCGGAGCGGCTGCTCGCCCAGGCGGCGCGGCTCCTGGCCGACGGTGCGACGGTGCCGGTCGGCTGGTGTCACGGCGACCTCGGGTTCTCGAACGTCATCGTCGGCGACGCCGGCACGCCGACGCTCGTGGACTGGGAGCACGCGGCCCGGCTCCCACTGGCCGGCGACCTGGCGAAGGTGGCCGTCATGTCGCCGGACCAGGACGCCGTCGTGCGGCAGATCTCGGCCGAGGCCGGCCTGGACGACGTGGGGGAGCGGGCCGGGCGGCGGTCGGTGGCCGATCAGCTGGCGCTGGTGGTGCTGCGCGAGCTGTCCTGGTGGGAACGGCGGCGGGCGACGGCGGCGGCGTCGGGTCGGCTGGCGCCGTTCGAGCGCGGCGTGCGGCGGCGGCTCGCGCTGCTGGACCGGCTCTTCCCTTCCCCATGA
- the glyA gene encoding serine hydroxymethyltransferase, with protein sequence MTTTNPRAALHAADPELAGLVDAEERRQRETLKLIPSENYVSAAVLEASGTVLTNKYSEGYPGRRYYEGQQVIDQIETLAVERAKALFGVEHANVQPYSGSPANLAAYLATVSPGDTVMGMSLPMGGHLTHGWKVSATGTWFRPVQYEVRRDTGRIDLDQVRELALAERPKLIFCGGTAIPRTIDFPGFAAIAQEVGAVLVADIAHIAGLVAGGSHPSPAGHADIITTTTHKTLRGPRGAMILTTEEYAKPIDKAVFPGLQGGPHNHTTAGIAVALGEAAQPAFKDYAHQVVANAVTLADELLARGFDLVSGGTDNHLILIDLTSKGVAGKPAAKALDRAGLEANYNTVPFDPRKPFDPSGLRIGTPALTSRGMGETEMREVGRWLDEVVTAAAGDEDALEAAINRVRGEVTELTGRFPTPGLD encoded by the coding sequence ATGACCACCACCAACCCCCGCGCCGCGCTGCACGCCGCCGACCCCGAGCTCGCCGGCCTCGTCGACGCCGAGGAGCGGCGCCAGCGTGAGACGCTCAAGCTGATCCCGTCCGAGAACTACGTGTCCGCCGCGGTGCTCGAGGCCTCCGGCACCGTTCTCACCAACAAGTACTCCGAGGGCTACCCGGGCCGGCGCTACTACGAGGGCCAGCAGGTCATCGACCAGATCGAGACGCTGGCGGTGGAGCGGGCGAAGGCGCTGTTCGGTGTCGAGCACGCGAACGTCCAGCCGTACTCCGGCTCGCCGGCCAACCTGGCCGCCTACCTGGCCACGGTCAGCCCTGGCGACACCGTCATGGGCATGTCGCTGCCGATGGGCGGCCACCTGACGCACGGCTGGAAGGTGTCGGCCACCGGCACCTGGTTCCGGCCGGTCCAGTACGAGGTGCGCCGCGACACCGGCCGCATCGACCTGGACCAGGTGCGCGAGCTTGCGCTGGCCGAGCGGCCCAAGCTGATCTTCTGCGGTGGGACGGCCATTCCGCGCACCATCGACTTCCCCGGTTTCGCCGCGATCGCGCAGGAGGTCGGCGCGGTTCTGGTGGCCGACATCGCGCACATCGCGGGCCTGGTCGCCGGTGGATCGCACCCCAGCCCCGCCGGGCACGCCGACATCATCACCACCACCACTCACAAGACGCTGCGCGGCCCGCGCGGCGCGATGATCCTCACCACCGAGGAGTACGCCAAGCCGATCGACAAGGCGGTGTTCCCGGGCCTGCAGGGGGGCCCGCACAACCACACCACCGCCGGCATCGCGGTGGCGCTGGGCGAGGCCGCCCAGCCGGCGTTCAAGGACTACGCCCACCAGGTGGTGGCCAACGCCGTCACGCTCGCCGACGAGCTGCTGGCCCGTGGCTTCGACCTGGTCTCCGGCGGCACCGACAACCACCTGATCCTCATCGACCTGACATCGAAGGGGGTGGCCGGCAAGCCGGCCGCCAAGGCGCTGGACCGCGCCGGCCTGGAGGCCAACTACAACACCGTGCCGTTCGACCCCCGCAAGCCGTTCGACCCGTCCGGCCTGCGCATCGGCACGCCCGCGCTCACCAGCCGGGGCATGGGGGAGACCGAGATGCGTGAGGTCGGCCGCTGGCTCGACGAGGTCGTCACGGCCGCCGCCGGTGACGAGGACGCGCTCGAGGCGGCCATCAACCGGGTCCGCGGCGAGGTCACCGAACTGACCGGCCGGTTCCCGACTCCCGGCCTCGACTGA
- a CDS encoding GNAT family N-acetyltransferase yields MTQDGQLRELMLRWQAGWVTARDYRSVPDGDTVTVRIGLPDRVVETIALSSSPELYAELAARVAGPARWLTAPTTDRERAAAAATAAGFSVHAPEWLMSRALADHPAPAPPAGYEVLLSGRSPVLVAEVVTADGAADGLAAKGHLALSGDDEGDAVADRIFTLPRHRRQGLGSVVMGALVAAAAGRGARTGLLVASADGRRLYERLGWRVETEMLVAHWTGD; encoded by the coding sequence GTGACGCAGGATGGGCAGCTGCGCGAGTTGATGCTGCGCTGGCAGGCCGGTTGGGTGACGGCCCGGGACTACCGCTCGGTGCCCGACGGCGACACCGTCACCGTCCGGATCGGGCTTCCGGACCGGGTGGTCGAGACGATCGCGCTGTCCTCGTCGCCGGAGCTGTACGCCGAGCTGGCTGCCCGGGTCGCCGGCCCGGCACGGTGGCTCACCGCCCCGACGACCGACCGGGAACGCGCCGCGGCGGCCGCCACGGCCGCCGGGTTCAGCGTGCACGCCCCTGAGTGGCTGATGTCGCGTGCGCTCGCCGACCACCCGGCGCCCGCTCCGCCGGCCGGGTACGAGGTCCTGCTCAGCGGCCGATCGCCGGTTCTGGTCGCCGAGGTGGTCACCGCAGACGGCGCCGCCGACGGGCTGGCGGCCAAGGGACACCTGGCTCTGAGCGGGGACGACGAGGGCGACGCCGTCGCCGACCGCATCTTCACGCTCCCGCGGCACCGGCGGCAGGGCCTCGGCAGCGTCGTCATGGGAGCGCTGGTCGCGGCCGCGGCGGGGAGGGGCGCGCGCACCGGCCTGCTGGTGGCGTCGGCCGACGGCCGCCGGCTCTACGAACGTCTGGGCTGGCGGGTCGAGACGGAGATGCTGGTCGCGCACTGGACGGGCGATTGA
- a CDS encoding glycerophosphodiester phosphodiesterase: MPSLHPYFDHPGPLALAHRGFSLDGLENSMAAFAAAVELGYSYVETDVHATADGVAVALHDDTLDRVTDHTGAVATLPWSRVRQALIGGVEPVPALEDLLGAWPTLRVNIDVKSAGAVGPLARAIDRTAAHHRVCVASFSDARRRAVLRRVAAPVATSAGIQLVAAFRTAATTPGLGGLARTLLRGVDCLQVPAAFRGVQVVTAATVRAAHSAGRQVHVWTVNEPAQMRRLLDLGVDGIITDRADLLRTVLESRGQWHSAASP; the protein is encoded by the coding sequence GTGCCCAGCCTGCACCCGTATTTCGACCATCCCGGCCCTCTCGCGCTCGCCCACCGCGGATTCTCGCTCGACGGCCTGGAGAACAGCATGGCCGCCTTCGCCGCGGCGGTCGAGCTCGGGTACTCCTATGTCGAGACCGACGTGCACGCGACCGCCGACGGTGTCGCCGTCGCCTTGCACGACGACACCCTGGACCGGGTCACCGACCACACCGGCGCGGTGGCGACTCTGCCATGGTCGCGGGTACGGCAGGCGCTGATCGGCGGAGTCGAGCCGGTGCCGGCTCTGGAGGACCTGCTGGGCGCCTGGCCGACGCTGCGGGTGAACATCGACGTCAAGTCCGCCGGCGCGGTCGGGCCGCTGGCCCGGGCCATCGACCGCACCGCCGCGCACCACCGCGTCTGTGTCGCGTCGTTCTCCGACGCCCGCCGCCGGGCGGTGCTGCGCCGGGTCGCGGCGCCGGTGGCCACGTCCGCGGGCATCCAGCTGGTGGCGGCGTTCCGGACCGCCGCCACCACGCCCGGCCTGGGCGGCTTAGCGCGCACGCTGTTGCGCGGTGTCGACTGCCTGCAGGTTCCAGCCGCGTTCCGCGGCGTCCAGGTGGTGACGGCCGCGACGGTACGGGCGGCGCACTCGGCCGGCCGGCAGGTGCACGTGTGGACCGTGAACGAGCCGGCGCAGATGCGCCGGCTGCTCGACCTGGGCGTCGACGGCATCATCACCGACCGCGCCGACCTGCTGCGGACGGTGCTGGAGTCGCGCGGTCAGTGGCACTCCGCCGCATCACCCTGA
- a CDS encoding peptide deformylase, protein MAVREIRLYGDPVLRTVADRVEEFGEVSHALAEDLLDTLDLPGRAGVAAPQIGVPLRAFSYGLEGQRGVVFNPVLVATEGDQDGEEGCLSVPGLWYPTHRAGYAAVEGQNADGETVRVEGEGELARCLQHEVDHLDGIVYIHRLEPSTRRGAMRAIRRSAWFTS, encoded by the coding sequence GTGGCTGTACGCGAGATCCGGTTGTACGGGGACCCGGTGCTGCGCACGGTAGCGGATCGTGTCGAGGAGTTCGGCGAGGTCAGCCATGCCTTGGCGGAGGACCTGCTGGACACGCTCGACCTGCCCGGCCGCGCGGGGGTGGCGGCGCCTCAGATCGGCGTACCGCTGCGGGCGTTCTCGTACGGCCTGGAGGGCCAGCGGGGCGTCGTGTTCAATCCGGTGTTGGTGGCGACCGAGGGCGACCAGGACGGCGAGGAGGGCTGCCTGTCGGTCCCCGGCCTCTGGTACCCGACGCACCGGGCCGGCTACGCGGCGGTGGAGGGGCAGAACGCCGACGGCGAGACGGTACGGGTGGAGGGTGAGGGTGAACTTGCCCGCTGCCTGCAACACGAGGTCGACCACCTGGACGGCATCGTCTACATCCACCGGCTCGAGCCGTCGACCCGGCGTGGGGCCATGCGGGCCATTCGCCGCAGCGCCTGGTTCACGTCCTGA